A single Candidatus Liberibacter asiaticus DNA region contains:
- a CDS encoding amino acid ABC transporter substrate-binding protein, producing MYKDFFVSILCLIILFFTSFSTNASILGDIKKRGFLKCGINTGLVGFAEVKANGDWKGFDVDFCRALSSAIFDDPSKIQYLPLNAKERFLALQSKQIDILSRNTDWTLLREISLGLAFRPITYFDGQGFIMHKKKGISSVSQLSGASICVQAGTTTELTLADYFKAHNMKYHPIVFERVEEIDAAYRAHRCDAYTGDISALYALKLTNDRPSEHVILPDIISKSPLAPAIIQGDTEWYNIVSWTHYAMVTAEELGITQKNINQVSKDTTNPDVQRFLGIDKSSNIGEALGLTKDWTYRIIRHMGNYGEMFDRNLGNQSELKIPRGYNALWSKGGLMYAPPIR from the coding sequence ATGTATAAAGATTTTTTTGTCAGTATCCTTTGTTTGATCATTCTATTTTTTACAAGCTTTTCTACTAATGCTAGCATCTTAGGAGATATTAAGAAAAGAGGATTTTTAAAATGTGGGATTAATACTGGACTAGTAGGTTTTGCAGAAGTTAAAGCGAATGGCGATTGGAAAGGATTTGATGTTGATTTTTGCAGGGCTTTATCTTCTGCCATTTTTGATGATCCTTCTAAAATCCAATACCTTCCCTTGAATGCGAAGGAACGCTTTCTAGCTTTACAGTCCAAACAAATCGATATACTCAGTCGCAATACAGATTGGACATTACTCCGCGAAATTTCGCTAGGACTCGCTTTTCGTCCTATAACATACTTTGACGGACAAGGGTTTATAATGCACAAGAAAAAGGGAATCTCCTCAGTATCGCAGCTATCAGGAGCTTCTATTTGCGTCCAAGCAGGAACAACAACTGAACTCACCTTGGCGGATTATTTTAAAGCACACAACATGAAATATCACCCAATAGTGTTCGAACGCGTTGAAGAAATTGACGCTGCTTATCGTGCTCATCGCTGTGATGCTTACACAGGAGATATATCTGCTTTGTATGCCTTAAAACTTACTAATGATCGTCCGAGTGAACACGTAATTTTGCCAGATATTATTTCTAAATCTCCTCTCGCCCCTGCTATCATTCAGGGCGATACCGAATGGTATAATATTGTTTCATGGACTCACTACGCTATGGTAACAGCAGAAGAATTGGGTATTACTCAAAAAAATATTAACCAAGTAAGCAAGGATACCACCAATCCCGATGTACAGCGTTTTCTCGGAATCGACAAAAGTAGCAATATAGGAGAGGCTCTTGGACTCACGAAAGACTGGACTTATAGAATTATCAGACATATGGGAAATTACGGTGAAATGTTTGATCGCAATCTTGGAAATCAATCCGAATTAAAAATTCCACGCGGATATAATGCCTTATGGTCAAAAGGTGGGCTTATGTATGCTCCGCCTATTCGTTGA